One genomic window of Haloarcula pelagica includes the following:
- a CDS encoding DUF1156 domain-containing protein, with amino-acid sequence MSDSHTTSETERESDDEFTSLAIEGELPLKAVGIENLKEANPKHMPPHRYIHPWFARRPTPAARLAILGSVMEEGTSADELLSLMQIGPEGLEENISEYVQKRKRTEGNRDGTLGEWYGYPRPFTQSPTDEELADLHTSLRETWDDELPTVLDATAGGGVIPFESIRYGLPTIANELNPVPSVILKVMLEYAPEVGSLEDELYKWRNKIQKKASKELKDLYPTEREGREVLASACTYHIQCESCAGTVPLVPKWWLQKRSAGEGIAIKPHYENGYVSYECVELTENSNTDFDPSEGTVSRSDVECPHCGVITEYEETRELLKNGEFEYQIYGVKYDDPRGGSGYRAGDNLDQQALKNAEERIESDFELLTFLSEKVEVSSRITDPATYGMEEWRDIFNPRQLVSHYEYCNAFQECAEEIRSEHGTREAEAILTILTISASKMIDRNSRMSPWDTGRGYPANMFMSHNYSFRRVFCDNNLVSETMGYEDNSRKVIDCYEQLVKMAEGRDAAEVYCGDAADLTSKIGEDSVQAAVVDPPYYDSVMYAQLADGFYVLQKAYLSDTHPEFFSSELTNKADEAVANTSRFEGLDGEKSKKQLAKDDYEEKMADIFSELHETLEPGGVLTIMFTHKETDAWDTLSMSLIEAGFTITATHPITSEMPNRVVMRGSQSADSTILLTGRKPLHEKEDAGGATLWDDVKAETRSEAKKAARELLDSGLSLTKTDTIIAAFGPTLRVFADNYPVVDKKGDEVPPRDALTAARDAVAEVLAERYLDTKGFNDLDGLTRWYVLSWLIYESDTMPYDEARQLGIGVGVNIDDVKRDTKIWGKSSGDVQIKTHSNRVQDIVRVENGEKVSSRKYPVNPTDERFSHGIDAVHSAIHVYENKGPEAAWEWLSNRGVKNDKRFSTTVTALLEVLPPEHDTAETLRDILSGRTGEYLDIDISNINLNVRDEEDGDSQTDFSDFN; translated from the coding sequence ATGAGCGACTCTCACACAACATCCGAGACCGAGCGCGAATCTGACGATGAGTTCACCTCGTTGGCGATCGAGGGCGAACTTCCTCTGAAAGCGGTGGGAATTGAGAATCTCAAGGAAGCGAATCCGAAGCACATGCCGCCGCATCGGTATATCCACCCGTGGTTCGCTCGACGTCCTACTCCAGCAGCCCGTCTAGCGATTCTTGGCTCAGTAATGGAGGAGGGAACAAGTGCGGACGAGCTGCTGTCGCTTATGCAGATTGGTCCAGAAGGTCTAGAAGAGAACATCAGCGAGTACGTGCAAAAGCGCAAGAGGACCGAAGGAAATCGCGACGGAACGCTCGGTGAGTGGTACGGTTATCCAAGACCGTTTACGCAGTCTCCCACTGACGAAGAACTCGCAGACCTGCATACATCGTTGCGAGAGACATGGGATGACGAATTACCGACCGTTCTAGATGCGACCGCTGGCGGTGGAGTGATTCCTTTCGAATCGATCCGCTACGGGTTGCCAACCATAGCGAACGAGTTGAATCCGGTCCCGTCGGTGATCCTAAAGGTGATGTTGGAATACGCGCCGGAAGTTGGGTCGCTTGAAGATGAGCTCTACAAGTGGCGAAACAAGATTCAGAAAAAAGCGAGTAAGGAGCTCAAAGATCTGTATCCTACGGAACGGGAGGGCCGTGAGGTACTGGCCTCAGCGTGTACGTACCATATCCAGTGCGAATCGTGTGCCGGAACAGTTCCGTTGGTGCCGAAATGGTGGCTACAAAAGCGCAGCGCCGGCGAAGGTATCGCGATCAAACCCCATTACGAAAACGGATATGTATCGTATGAATGCGTTGAGCTCACAGAAAACTCCAACACAGACTTCGATCCGTCTGAAGGTACAGTATCGCGCTCGGACGTAGAGTGCCCTCACTGTGGCGTAATTACCGAGTATGAAGAGACTCGGGAACTGCTGAAGAACGGTGAGTTTGAGTACCAGATTTACGGTGTCAAGTACGACGATCCCCGTGGTGGCTCAGGGTACCGGGCAGGAGACAATCTCGACCAGCAAGCCCTCAAGAATGCTGAAGAGCGTATCGAATCCGACTTCGAGCTGCTCACTTTCCTGTCCGAAAAAGTCGAAGTGAGTAGTCGTATCACCGATCCGGCGACCTATGGGATGGAAGAATGGAGAGATATCTTCAACCCTCGCCAGCTCGTCTCTCATTACGAGTACTGTAACGCGTTTCAAGAATGCGCCGAAGAGATTCGCTCAGAACATGGGACACGTGAGGCAGAAGCTATCCTGACAATCCTTACGATATCTGCCAGTAAAATGATTGATCGTAACTCTCGGATGTCACCATGGGATACTGGGAGAGGATATCCTGCTAATATGTTTATGTCGCATAACTACTCGTTCCGGCGGGTGTTCTGCGATAACAATTTAGTCTCGGAGACGATGGGCTACGAGGATAACTCAAGGAAGGTCATCGACTGTTATGAGCAACTCGTGAAGATGGCTGAGGGGCGAGATGCAGCAGAAGTGTACTGTGGTGACGCCGCGGATCTAACGTCGAAAATCGGAGAAGATTCCGTCCAAGCTGCTGTCGTCGACCCGCCATACTATGACAGCGTTATGTATGCCCAATTGGCCGATGGCTTCTATGTCCTACAAAAGGCGTATCTGAGCGATACCCATCCGGAGTTCTTCAGCTCAGAACTTACTAACAAGGCTGACGAAGCTGTCGCGAACACCTCAAGATTCGAGGGGCTTGACGGTGAGAAGTCAAAGAAACAACTCGCAAAAGATGACTATGAAGAGAAGATGGCAGACATCTTCTCTGAACTTCACGAGACTCTCGAACCGGGCGGTGTCCTGACGATTATGTTCACTCACAAGGAGACCGATGCGTGGGATACGCTGTCGATGTCACTCATCGAAGCTGGGTTTACTATAACCGCGACGCATCCGATCACGAGTGAGATGCCAAACCGTGTCGTGATGCGCGGAAGCCAGAGTGCCGACAGCACAATCCTTCTAACTGGACGGAAACCGTTGCATGAGAAGGAGGATGCAGGCGGGGCAACACTTTGGGACGATGTGAAAGCTGAGACTCGGTCTGAAGCGAAGAAGGCTGCGAGAGAGCTTCTGGACTCCGGTCTGAGCCTTACCAAGACGGACACGATAATCGCAGCATTCGGTCCAACACTGCGCGTGTTCGCGGATAACTACCCCGTCGTGGATAAGAAAGGAGACGAAGTCCCTCCACGCGACGCTCTTACCGCCGCCCGCGACGCCGTCGCAGAAGTCCTCGCTGAACGGTACCTTGACACAAAAGGCTTCAATGATCTCGACGGACTCACGCGCTGGTATGTTCTCTCCTGGCTGATTTACGAATCAGACACGATGCCCTACGACGAGGCCAGACAACTCGGAATCGGTGTTGGAGTCAACATTGACGACGTGAAACGTGACACAAAAATCTGGGGCAAAAGCAGTGGTGATGTCCAGATCAAGACCCACAGCAACCGAGTCCAAGACATCGTACGTGTCGAAAATGGCGAAAAGGTATCTAGCCGCAAGTATCCTGTCAATCCGACTGATGAGCGGTTCAGTCATGGCATAGATGCTGTCCACTCTGCCATCCACGTCTACGAAAACAAAGGTCCAGAAGCCGCTTGGGAATGGCTGTCCAATCGCGGAGTGAAGAACGACAAGCGATTCAGTACCACTGTCACCGCTCTCCTCGAAGTCCTCCCTCCAGAACACGACACCGCGGAAACACTCCGAGACATCCTATCGGGGCGGACGGGCGAGTACCTCGATATCGATATCAGCAACATCAATCTCAACGTCCGCGACGAGGAGGATGGAGATAGTCAGACTGACTTCAGTGATTTCAATTAA
- a CDS encoding ATP-binding protein, with amino-acid sequence MSDSTPASAGKAHTPTIFDACEPRQDVLTGELAEDQFAASLADVAHSDDAPGVYSDPRLFFEKTYPTGGLQELLTRLATRFVGAHNDDYTGTNGILRLDTSFGGGKTHNQIAAYHLAESPTAVPDLSEFITDQDIADEYTDAAALGLDVNSAVFVGTHVDAEDARSNYDDPEAPATNTMWGEMAYQLFGREGYEFLRENDENRTPPGTTKLERLFERNDNPSLILLDEIAAYLEQAAAVEIGDSTLAKQTNTFLMSLLSATQNNDNVTVVLSIADTAFADQAEDVRGLVSETISEFNSISDRVEGSITPTEDNEIAAVLRHRLFESVDEGGRDATVDTYASFYTGDRDSFPDSTANPEHRERLEDSYPIHPTVIDTLTEELDSLPSFQRTRGALKLLSRAVHRLWQHQNDNQERHFVRLFDLHPSDGDVRSTLLRLFGSVDMDFEAAIKADIFSEDGTANAEEEDRNWVTNGHPPLGTQLTTTILWKSIVKSADGRGTTRRPLRHAIANPEVELAHYDDALNNLLGEGRLSACFYLHGDNGEKIQFKSEPNLTKLVDSVVEQLQDGLARRHLEEALDEALGQGSLNVIVGPEEPHEIPDTADEAHLCVMDFDTVTITDYETVPETITTLFKNTASSSGGQKTPRVFKNNVVFLAASANDVTDAKRTAERVAAIKHIQNNLGDQYELNTEQQDKLGERLDSAKGTLDQDIKKAYTHLYFPTGNGLAHRNVTTDSTIHQSVIEKLDEAGAIIPEGEDAYGVDWFEATIWNVGATSMTTRALEEQFGKRQDAEILLSPIPLRKTIARLVREDGYAYWDGDQQTGHYQSGTALSTDDHDLDDAMNLDAGLSYQTVKLSQSHTLYTSLDDLVDDVGSEIEWEEPDDDEETEAETTDGDDDETIGGSDDGPSGGGDDEPEPFSKLIEVRTSEPAHVSRALQEMRADIADELTSAREEYDGHPDELTPIVEGVWIRIDGADAWKGAWFTANKLSNDEDFAEDTTMDFDYEANDGADSKSEFEVDFNGRPDVFASHLRFNMEPEDLAGPDGGRTAEAEFAIEFDDADDRLYGETFDALDDLLAVDNAFTVTMHTQIRVVESSEVAQS; translated from the coding sequence ATGAGTGATTCTACACCCGCTTCGGCCGGAAAAGCACACACACCAACCATCTTCGATGCTTGCGAACCGCGTCAGGACGTCCTCACGGGTGAACTTGCCGAAGACCAGTTCGCAGCCAGTCTCGCAGATGTAGCCCATAGCGACGATGCACCCGGCGTTTACTCTGATCCACGTCTTTTCTTCGAGAAAACCTATCCCACTGGCGGTCTTCAGGAGCTGCTCACACGTCTCGCAACCCGTTTCGTCGGCGCACATAACGACGACTACACAGGTACTAACGGGATTCTTCGTCTGGACACCAGCTTCGGTGGCGGAAAAACGCACAACCAGATAGCTGCATACCATCTCGCAGAATCACCCACTGCTGTCCCTGATCTGTCCGAGTTCATCACTGACCAAGATATCGCCGACGAATACACTGACGCTGCCGCACTCGGTCTTGATGTCAATTCTGCTGTCTTCGTTGGGACCCATGTTGATGCTGAAGACGCTCGCTCGAACTACGATGATCCCGAGGCCCCCGCAACGAACACGATGTGGGGCGAGATGGCGTACCAACTCTTCGGGCGTGAGGGCTACGAGTTCCTGCGTGAGAACGACGAAAATCGCACTCCACCAGGAACCACCAAGCTCGAACGGCTCTTCGAGCGAAACGACAATCCCTCACTCATCCTCCTCGACGAGATCGCTGCCTATCTCGAACAGGCTGCTGCTGTCGAGATTGGTGATTCCACGCTCGCAAAACAAACGAATACCTTCCTGATGTCGTTGTTGTCCGCGACACAGAACAATGATAACGTCACCGTTGTTCTCAGCATCGCTGACACTGCCTTCGCTGACCAAGCTGAGGACGTTCGTGGTCTCGTCTCGGAGACGATTTCGGAGTTTAACAGCATCAGCGACCGTGTGGAAGGGTCCATCACACCCACCGAAGACAACGAAATCGCTGCAGTCCTTCGGCACCGCTTGTTCGAGAGTGTCGACGAAGGTGGTCGCGATGCGACTGTAGACACCTACGCTTCATTCTATACCGGGGATCGCGATTCCTTCCCCGACAGCACAGCGAATCCAGAGCATCGAGAACGGCTCGAAGATAGCTATCCGATTCATCCAACGGTCATCGATACGCTCACAGAGGAACTCGATTCGTTACCCTCGTTCCAGCGGACTCGCGGCGCACTCAAACTCCTTTCTCGCGCCGTCCACCGGCTCTGGCAGCACCAGAACGACAACCAGGAACGCCACTTCGTTCGCTTGTTCGATCTGCACCCCTCCGATGGTGACGTCCGCTCAACGCTCCTTCGACTGTTCGGCTCGGTTGATATGGACTTTGAGGCAGCTATCAAGGCGGATATCTTCTCCGAGGATGGGACTGCGAACGCTGAGGAAGAAGACCGGAATTGGGTCACTAACGGCCACCCACCGCTTGGGACACAGCTCACGACGACGATTCTCTGGAAGAGCATCGTCAAAAGTGCCGACGGACGGGGAACCACACGCCGTCCACTTCGACATGCAATCGCTAATCCCGAGGTTGAGTTGGCCCACTACGATGATGCTCTCAATAACCTCTTAGGCGAAGGACGACTATCTGCGTGCTTCTACCTACATGGAGACAACGGGGAGAAAATCCAGTTCAAATCGGAGCCGAACCTGACGAAACTCGTCGACTCCGTCGTCGAACAACTGCAAGATGGACTTGCCCGCCGGCATCTTGAAGAGGCCCTCGATGAGGCGCTCGGTCAGGGCAGTCTCAACGTGATTGTCGGACCGGAAGAACCACACGAGATTCCGGATACGGCTGACGAAGCCCATCTGTGCGTGATGGACTTCGATACGGTCACGATTACTGACTATGAGACCGTTCCGGAGACCATCACCACCCTGTTCAAGAACACGGCATCGTCGAGTGGTGGGCAGAAGACCCCGCGAGTGTTCAAGAACAACGTCGTCTTCCTCGCGGCCAGCGCGAACGATGTGACAGACGCGAAGCGAACTGCCGAACGGGTCGCCGCTATCAAGCACATCCAGAACAATCTCGGTGACCAGTACGAACTCAACACTGAACAGCAGGATAAACTCGGTGAACGCCTCGATAGCGCGAAAGGGACACTGGACCAGGACATCAAGAAGGCATATACGCACCTCTACTTCCCGACTGGGAACGGGCTTGCCCATCGGAACGTCACGACCGACAGCACCATCCATCAGAGTGTTATCGAGAAACTCGACGAGGCCGGCGCAATCATCCCCGAAGGTGAGGACGCCTATGGTGTCGATTGGTTCGAGGCGACAATCTGGAACGTCGGTGCGACCTCGATGACGACGCGGGCCCTGGAAGAACAGTTCGGGAAGCGCCAGGATGCGGAAATTCTCCTGTCGCCGATTCCCCTGCGAAAGACGATTGCTCGTCTTGTGCGTGAAGACGGGTACGCGTACTGGGATGGGGACCAGCAGACCGGACACTACCAATCCGGAACAGCGCTCTCCACAGATGACCACGATCTTGACGACGCGATGAATCTCGATGCAGGTCTCAGCTATCAGACCGTCAAGCTCTCACAATCACATACGCTGTACACCTCGCTCGACGATCTGGTCGACGATGTCGGGAGTGAGATTGAGTGGGAAGAACCCGACGATGACGAGGAAACGGAGGCGGAGACAACCGATGGCGATGATGACGAGACCATCGGCGGTAGTGATGACGGTCCGAGTGGCGGTGGCGATGACGAACCGGAGCCGTTCAGTAAACTCATCGAGGTTCGCACCTCCGAACCGGCACACGTTTCCCGTGCACTGCAAGAGATGCGGGCCGATATCGCCGATGAGCTCACCAGCGCTCGCGAGGAATACGATGGGCATCCTGACGAACTGACACCGATTGTGGAAGGCGTGTGGATCCGCATCGACGGCGCTGATGCGTGGAAAGGTGCCTGGTTCACTGCGAATAAACTCAGCAATGATGAGGATTTTGCGGAGGACACCACCATGGACTTCGACTACGAGGCCAACGACGGGGCTGACTCGAAATCGGAGTTCGAAGTCGACTTCAATGGCCGCCCGGACGTCTTCGCGAGCCATCTCCGGTTCAATATGGAGCCGGAGGATCTCGCAGGCCCTGACGGCGGTCGTACCGCAGAGGCCGAGTTCGCCATCGAGTTCGACGACGCCGATGACCGTCTCTATGGGGAGACGTTCGATGCGCTTGACGACCTCCTCGCGGTCGACAACGCGTTCACAGTCACGATGCACACACAGATTCGCGTTGTCGAGTCCAGCGAGGTGGCGCAATCATGA
- a CDS encoding Eco57I restriction-modification methylase domain-containing protein, whose protein sequence is MSQATLSSTPYRNSSLFSGYYLDERIDDLEEWECNAEATEAFEDLQELWELEGDLLPGYKEDELLSSWIDEVLDILGFGRQSETTVPGGKGYNDRLLFDSDETRREAAKRALDGNDDAMYGMASAVLEAKQWGADFTKKFDEHRSYRDASHQIKYYLEKTPERLQWGILTDGKKWRLYGTKDYATEIYYEVDLPELLASGDLERFKYFYAFFRPAAFRETGGTTFLDTVWNESETAAQELGEDLQDNVFTALRVLGEGFIETNDLDIDPEDEAARAELKEQSLVLLYRLMFVLYAESRGLIHPDDPEAQDEYEELFSLDELRAEIHEDITSGDIYEDYSDRSTQFWARLENLFELVDEGDEELGIPPYNGGLFDEESNQFLAENEVSNRYIAEVIHRLGTTEGDDEDPVLADYADLDTRHLGSIYEGLLEHEFRIASEPYAAVAEDGGQVWKPATEVSVADAVEDVEKGELYVVNDDGERKATGAYYTPDYVVSYIVEETIDPLLDDIRAELEADGLEPSDQGYFGRFYRQVQELKILDPAMGSAHFLTSATAYLTEQVMEVVREQEEQGRDEQEIRRTIAKECIYGVDVNGMAVELGKLSMWLETLAADKPLAFLDHHLKAGNSLVGSDISEVLSDENNLEGQITLTQVFAQARQQTLEHVMELMEDLLAIDNENYEDIKSMEAIYDKIRDDPLYKRLFEIANVHTAEEFGLDVPEGVYEEMAGAIEDGEEWAEIQEEDWFKSAQATAEEVDFFHWELEFPEVFFGSGGERLEGAGFDAVAGNPPYAKIPGEVADCINPDVTNDLYSQFIVRAGDFTREGGYLSFIAPTSWETGPDYDSVRDFLLSDGALQTLVNLPYDVFEDAYVDTGIFVWQKGREGDECDIANLSGTRLDPEVAVANLELTGVPVKQWQEIGFIALSRDFISLYNRIGGQDTLGEHTESTRGVLVTDEAIESETADTPICTNSYSRYETIGANDSADWELLDECPPSKEVFEGSRLLVRRLVSRDDRLLGTYSSEFFVSKKDVYIFTSEEFSEKFLLTILNSTLLSWWHFNVELSASKDDFRQVTLTGLRELPFPNIRQSDARSEVSESSVRQCISGELDIDSILTTLAIEGGADSAARATMENLADEMLRLQNKLSNLNLSLRDHFGSYSDGPTLADIGLTQPPKGSADTVLQQTVEERPNLKVGEAVVNRESDTTVEIRLTARYKPDPSKKGKDAYTETEPLPALRITDLSETEADLIEAFVPVAVDKAGGFGEFRETATITYSLVDRLRQLTLPAVDEVRDGLESYIETKERADELEGKIERTDELIDEIVYELYGLTEEEIEIVEEAVGE, encoded by the coding sequence ATGAGCCAAGCGACGCTTAGCTCAACGCCTTACCGAAATTCGAGTCTCTTTTCGGGGTACTATCTCGATGAGCGAATTGATGATCTCGAGGAGTGGGAGTGTAACGCCGAAGCTACGGAGGCCTTCGAAGACCTCCAAGAACTCTGGGAACTGGAGGGTGACCTGCTTCCCGGCTACAAAGAAGACGAGCTGTTGAGTTCGTGGATCGACGAAGTACTCGATATCCTCGGGTTTGGGAGGCAATCGGAGACGACTGTCCCTGGTGGAAAGGGCTACAATGACCGACTGCTGTTCGACTCCGACGAGACGCGCCGAGAGGCGGCTAAGCGGGCGCTGGACGGGAACGATGATGCTATGTACGGCATGGCGTCGGCCGTCCTCGAAGCCAAGCAGTGGGGCGCAGATTTCACAAAAAAGTTCGACGAACACCGTTCCTACCGCGACGCATCTCACCAGATTAAGTACTATCTGGAGAAAACACCCGAACGGCTCCAGTGGGGGATTCTCACTGACGGCAAGAAGTGGCGTCTCTACGGGACGAAAGACTACGCCACAGAGATTTATTACGAGGTCGACCTACCCGAACTGCTGGCCAGTGGCGATCTGGAGCGGTTCAAATATTTCTACGCGTTCTTCCGACCGGCAGCATTTCGCGAGACTGGCGGAACGACCTTTCTGGATACGGTCTGGAACGAATCGGAGACGGCGGCCCAAGAGTTAGGTGAAGACCTCCAAGATAACGTCTTCACTGCGCTTCGCGTGCTGGGAGAGGGGTTCATCGAGACGAACGACCTCGATATCGACCCGGAGGACGAAGCAGCCCGAGCCGAGCTGAAAGAGCAGTCGCTCGTGTTGCTGTATCGGTTGATGTTTGTTCTCTACGCGGAGTCTCGTGGGCTCATTCATCCCGACGACCCCGAAGCTCAGGACGAATACGAGGAGCTATTCAGCCTTGACGAGCTCCGTGCTGAGATTCACGAGGACATCACGTCGGGCGATATCTACGAGGATTACAGCGACCGGTCGACCCAATTCTGGGCGCGACTGGAGAACCTCTTCGAGCTCGTCGACGAAGGCGACGAGGAACTGGGGATACCGCCCTACAACGGTGGGCTGTTCGATGAGGAAAGCAATCAGTTCCTGGCGGAAAACGAAGTATCTAACCGGTATATCGCCGAGGTGATTCACCGGCTCGGGACAACCGAAGGCGACGACGAGGACCCCGTCCTGGCCGACTACGCCGATTTGGACACCCGGCACCTTGGCAGTATCTACGAAGGGCTATTAGAACACGAGTTCCGCATTGCCTCCGAACCATACGCCGCGGTCGCTGAGGATGGCGGCCAGGTCTGGAAGCCAGCGACGGAGGTGAGCGTCGCCGACGCTGTCGAGGACGTTGAGAAAGGCGAGCTATACGTGGTCAACGACGACGGCGAGCGCAAGGCTACGGGTGCGTACTACACGCCCGACTACGTGGTGTCGTATATTGTTGAGGAGACCATCGACCCGCTGCTAGACGATATTCGCGCGGAACTGGAGGCCGACGGGCTGGAGCCCAGTGACCAGGGCTACTTCGGCCGGTTCTACAGACAGGTCCAGGAGCTAAAGATACTCGACCCGGCTATGGGCTCGGCGCATTTCCTGACCAGTGCGACGGCGTATCTCACCGAGCAGGTGATGGAGGTCGTCCGCGAGCAGGAGGAACAGGGTCGTGACGAGCAGGAGATTCGACGGACCATCGCGAAGGAGTGTATCTACGGCGTCGACGTCAACGGGATGGCCGTCGAGCTGGGGAAGCTCTCGATGTGGCTGGAGACGCTGGCGGCCGACAAGCCGCTGGCGTTCCTGGATCACCACCTGAAGGCTGGGAACTCGCTGGTGGGGTCGGATATCTCGGAGGTGCTGAGCGATGAGAATAATTTGGAAGGGCAGATTACGCTGACACAGGTATTTGCCCAAGCTCGACAGCAGACATTAGAGCACGTGATGGAGTTGATGGAAGACCTGCTGGCCATCGACAATGAGAACTACGAGGATATCAAGTCGATGGAGGCGATCTACGACAAGATTCGCGATGACCCGCTATATAAGAGACTCTTCGAGATTGCGAACGTGCACACCGCCGAAGAGTTCGGGCTGGACGTACCCGAGGGCGTCTATGAAGAGATGGCGGGTGCGATCGAGGACGGTGAGGAGTGGGCTGAGATTCAGGAAGAGGATTGGTTCAAAAGCGCGCAGGCGACCGCTGAAGAGGTGGATTTCTTCCATTGGGAGCTGGAGTTCCCCGAGGTGTTCTTCGGGTCGGGTGGGGAGCGGTTAGAGGGTGCTGGGTTTGATGCAGTAGCCGGAAATCCACCGTACGCAAAAATACCAGGTGAGGTTGCGGATTGTATCAATCCTGACGTTACAAATGACCTCTATTCTCAGTTCATCGTGAGGGCTGGCGATTTCACGCGGGAAGGTGGGTATCTTTCTTTCATCGCCCCAACATCATGGGAAACGGGTCCGGATTATGATTCGGTCAGGGACTTTTTGTTATCCGATGGCGCGCTGCAGACGCTGGTCAATTTACCATACGATGTTTTCGAAGATGCATACGTGGATACGGGTATCTTTGTTTGGCAAAAAGGTCGTGAAGGAGACGAGTGTGATATCGCAAATTTAAGTGGCACACGTTTAGATCCTGAGGTGGCAGTTGCTAATCTCGAACTCACTGGCGTTCCAGTGAAGCAGTGGCAAGAAATCGGTTTTATCGCGCTCAGTAGAGATTTTATCTCGCTCTACAACCGAATTGGAGGACAAGACACTCTAGGAGAGCACACAGAATCAACAAGGGGTGTCCTTGTTACGGATGAGGCTATCGAGAGTGAAACTGCAGACACACCAATCTGTACGAACAGTTATTCGAGATATGAGACTATTGGTGCCAATGACTCTGCAGATTGGGAGCTATTGGATGAGTGTCCTCCGTCAAAAGAAGTATTTGAGGGCAGCCGATTATTGGTTCGAAGATTAGTCAGTCGGGATGACCGGTTACTTGGAACGTATTCATCTGAGTTTTTTGTCTCTAAGAAAGACGTGTATATTTTCACATCTGAGGAGTTCTCTGAGAAGTTTTTACTAACTATATTGAACAGTACTCTCCTTTCTTGGTGGCACTTTAACGTCGAGCTTTCTGCTTCAAAAGACGATTTTCGTCAGGTAACGCTAACTGGGCTACGTGAGCTACCATTCCCCAATATCCGGCAATCTGATGCACGCTCAGAAGTGTCTGAAAGCTCTGTCAGGCAATGCATAAGCGGGGAACTGGATATAGATTCCATACTGACCACTCTTGCTATTGAAGGGGGAGCAGATTCAGCAGCACGAGCAACTATGGAAAATTTGGCAGATGAAATGCTTCGGCTTCAGAATAAATTAAGTAACCTGAATCTCTCGCTTCGGGACCACTTCGGCTCTTATTCTGACGGTCCAACCCTTGCTGACATTGGACTTACTCAACCGCCCAAAGGTTCCGCCGACACAGTCCTTCAACAGACCGTTGAAGAGAGGCCCAATCTCAAAGTGGGTGAGGCCGTGGTCAATCGTGAGTCCGACACGACGGTCGAGATTCGGCTCACCGCACGCTACAAACCGGACCCAAGTAAAAAGGGCAAAGATGCGTATACCGAGACCGAGCCACTGCCGGCGCTGCGGATTACGGACCTCTCCGAGACCGAGGCTGACCTGATTGAGGCGTTCGTCCCGGTGGCCGTCGATAAAGCCGGTGGGTTTGGTGAGTTTCGCGAGACGGCGACGATTACATACTCGCTGGTCGACCGGCTGCGGCAGCTGACGCTGCCCGCTGTCGACGAGGTTCGGGACGGGCTGGAGAGTTACATCGAGACGAAGGAGCGAGCCGACGAGCTGGAAGGGAAAATCGAGCGGACGGACGAGTTGATTGACGAAATCGTCTACGAGCTGTACGGGCTGACCGAGGAGGAAATCGAGATTGTGGAAGAGGCGGTGGGGGAGTAG
- a CDS encoding DUF7680 family protein codes for MSHGIAEGNSFAFTTGAYGNRPTFVLTRNRVDDQHEISLYELAPGDIATARRDRFERTGKSVTISVCELDDAIVGDSSPSELSGSDDTAYDWDDWCAIRIATLRGGAFNEVSSLIESTFRDLDLGPETVCTGDPASVSLPEAAGVRLSIAFRAMKPMRRRDRLREVAKGIDQMSLGECYYWHAKARSPSSPSGTKALRVLLADHI; via the coding sequence ATGAGCCACGGGATAGCAGAGGGCAATTCGTTCGCCTTCACCACCGGCGCATACGGGAATCGGCCCACGTTCGTCTTGACGCGGAACCGGGTTGACGACCAGCACGAAATATCGCTGTATGAGCTGGCACCCGGTGATATCGCAACCGCTCGCCGGGACCGGTTCGAGAGGACCGGCAAATCTGTGACCATCTCAGTGTGCGAGCTAGACGACGCTATCGTCGGTGATAGCTCTCCGTCGGAACTCTCTGGAAGCGACGATACGGCATACGACTGGGATGACTGGTGTGCGATTCGTATTGCCACGCTGCGTGGTGGGGCGTTCAACGAGGTGAGTTCCCTCATCGAATCCACTTTTCGTGATCTGGATCTCGGTCCCGAGACTGTCTGTACAGGAGACCCAGCAAGCGTGAGTCTCCCCGAAGCGGCCGGGGTTCGGCTTTCGATTGCGTTCCGTGCCATGAAGCCGATGCGCCGCCGTGATCGCCTCCGAGAAGTGGCGAAAGGCATCGACCAGATGAGCCTAGGTGAGTGCTACTACTGGCACGCCAAGGCTCGATCACCGTCCTCACCCAGCGGCACGAAAGCACTCCGCGTCCTGCTTGCCGACCACATCTGA